In Mytilus galloprovincialis chromosome 1, xbMytGall1.hap1.1, whole genome shotgun sequence, the following are encoded in one genomic region:
- the LOC143064078 gene encoding growth arrest and DNA damage-inducible protein GADD45 beta-like codes for MTFSEDIAVFMESQRNVNNIGFALKKLLVKAQEDGRIVVGVYECAQILQNSPETVRLCLLPEMAETDVTVQIHHKLVEAFCWENDIEVVKVDSLKKMEKVLIGEEVEGNGIDCVLIQNAKTDSSADDFINNYYSMLSNQCPVIDLPE; via the exons ATGACATTCTCTGAGGATATTGCAGTTTTCATGGAATCGCAAAG AAATGTGAACAACATAGGGTTTGCCCTGAAAAAGTTGCTAGTGAAGGCACAGGAAGATGGCAGAATTGTTGTTGGAGTTTATGAATGCGCACAGATCTTACAAAA TTCTCCAGAAACAGTTCGACTGTGTTTGCTACCAGAGATGGCCGAAACAGACGTAACAGTGCAAATTCATCATAAACTTGTTGAAGCTTTCTGCTGGGAAAATGACATCGAAGTCGTTAAG GTTGACAGCCTAAAAAAGATGGAAAAGGTGTTAATCGGCGAGGAGGTTGAAGGGAATGGTATTGACTGTGTACTGATACAGAACGCTAAGACAGACAGCAGTGCTGATGACTTCATAAATAACTACTATTCCATGTTATCCAACCAATGTCCTGTTATTGACCTACCTGAATGA